In Methanonatronarchaeum thermophilum, a genomic segment contains:
- a CDS encoding respiratory chain complex I subunit 1 family protein, with protein sequence MDNILLNLLIGVPLITIAFIFLGLLYHGIDRKISARMQWREGPPIVQPFYDVRKLLTKKNLVPENAVTWIFNSAPIIAIVASILAVLYIPIGSMNPVLEGYGDLIIVVYLLAAPPLAMAIGGFASGAPFASLGSQREITVMMSYELPLAIVVATVAYIVGGETAFSLATIADANIWSLVGPIGIVGLILLLAVMIVVSPAKLAKVPFDISKAKTEVSGGTLSEYSGRNLALFYIADGVKTVAIIALLVAIFFPWNLSPILGVTGAIAIAVDFVFFLIKVLILMAIIVTFVRTAFARIKIDQFSRNFIGLVSTLALLGLILVMVGA encoded by the coding sequence ATGGATAACATACTACTCAACCTACTGATTGGAGTCCCACTCATAACAATAGCATTCATATTCCTAGGCTTACTCTACCACGGTATAGACCGAAAAATAAGCGCAAGAATGCAGTGGAGAGAAGGCCCACCAATCGTCCAGCCATTCTACGACGTAAGGAAACTACTAACAAAGAAAAACCTGGTCCCAGAAAACGCAGTAACCTGGATATTTAATTCAGCACCAATCATAGCAATCGTAGCGTCAATACTCGCAGTCCTATACATACCGATAGGGTCAATGAACCCAGTACTCGAAGGATACGGCGACCTAATAATCGTGGTATACCTACTCGCAGCACCACCACTCGCAATGGCCATAGGTGGATTCGCTTCCGGCGCACCCTTCGCATCCCTCGGATCACAAAGAGAAATCACGGTAATGATGTCATACGAACTACCACTAGCGATAGTCGTAGCCACAGTAGCATACATAGTAGGAGGGGAAACAGCATTCTCACTAGCAACAATAGCAGACGCAAACATATGGAGCCTCGTAGGCCCAATAGGAATAGTAGGCCTCATACTACTACTAGCAGTAATGATAGTGGTCTCCCCAGCAAAACTAGCAAAAGTCCCATTCGACATATCAAAAGCAAAAACAGAGGTATCAGGTGGAACACTCTCAGAATACTCGGGAAGAAACCTAGCACTATTCTACATAGCAGACGGAGTTAAAACAGTAGCAATAATCGCATTGCTCGTAGCAATATTCTTCCCATGGAACCTCTCACCAATACTCGGAGTTACAGGAGCAATAGCAATAGCAGTAGACTTCGTGTTCTTCCTAATAAAAGTCCTGATACTCATGGCCATAATCGTAACATTCGTCAGAACAGCTTTCGCACGAATAAAAATAGACCAATTCAGTAGAAACTTTATCGGCCTCGTATCAACACTAGCCTTACTCGGACTAATACTCGTAATGGTAGGTGCCTAA
- a CDS encoding hydrogenase large subunit produces MNEDREGLDQARLEKGKESYTIPVGPINVALKEPLRILFSEDGEQVRDVDIKAGYTHTGVENIANRRNPIQALPLVQRICGICSQVHGFTYTRSAESALDIEVPERAQYIRVIMQELERIHSHLLWAGSAANQIGFETLFYYIWKERENVMDALEYVSGNRVNYEMNLVGGVRRDLTPERLEKLEEALKFYEKIYQEVEDTILRDRTVKMRTRNIGILEKQEAIELGTVGPTARGSGVKIDNRSDRPGSAYADLNIKPMTPDRIFGETHCDVYDRLAVRVKEIEQSIDLVRECMARLPEGDIAHEENLVKLLKDLRTRSGRGVARTEAPRGELFYYFHKKADQEKIQTLKVRTPTYGNIMSLRPMFLKQQIADIPIIAASIDPCMSCMDRVVTVKGDTTKTYTKDELVELSKKKTRRMKNG; encoded by the coding sequence ATGAACGAAGATAGAGAAGGACTTGATCAAGCTAGATTGGAAAAAGGCAAAGAGTCATACACAATACCAGTCGGTCCAATAAACGTAGCGCTAAAAGAACCACTCAGAATACTATTCTCAGAAGACGGAGAACAAGTAAGAGACGTCGACATAAAAGCCGGATATACACACACCGGAGTCGAAAACATAGCAAACCGTAGAAACCCAATACAAGCCCTACCACTCGTGCAAAGAATATGCGGAATATGTTCACAAGTACACGGATTCACATACACCAGATCCGCAGAAAGCGCATTAGACATAGAAGTACCAGAAAGGGCTCAATACATAAGAGTTATAATGCAAGAACTCGAGAGAATCCACTCACACCTTCTTTGGGCCGGTTCAGCAGCCAACCAAATAGGATTTGAAACACTCTTCTACTACATATGGAAAGAAAGAGAAAACGTAATGGACGCACTTGAATACGTATCAGGAAACAGAGTAAACTACGAAATGAACCTCGTAGGAGGCGTAAGAAGAGACCTAACCCCAGAAAGACTCGAAAAACTCGAAGAAGCATTGAAGTTCTACGAAAAAATCTACCAAGAAGTAGAAGACACAATACTAAGAGACCGAACAGTTAAAATGCGAACCCGAAACATAGGGATACTTGAAAAACAAGAAGCAATCGAACTAGGAACCGTGGGACCGACAGCACGTGGATCAGGAGTTAAAATAGACAACAGGTCAGACCGACCCGGCTCAGCATATGCAGACCTCAACATAAAACCAATGACCCCTGATAGAATATTCGGAGAAACACACTGCGACGTATACGACAGACTCGCAGTCCGAGTAAAAGAAATCGAACAATCAATCGACCTAGTCCGCGAATGCATGGCAAGACTACCAGAAGGAGACATAGCACACGAAGAAAACCTAGTGAAACTACTAAAAGACCTTAGAACCAGAAGTGGACGTGGAGTAGCCCGAACCGAAGCACCAAGAGGGGAATTATTCTACTACTTCCATAAAAAAGCAGACCAAGAAAAAATACAAACACTAAAAGTAAGAACCCCCACATACGGCAACATAATGAGCCTAAGACCAATGTTCCTAAAACAACAGATAGCAGACATACCGATAATCGCAGCATCAATAGACCCATGCATGAGCTGCATGGATAGAGTGGTCACCGTCAAAGGGGACACAACAAAAACATACACCAAAGACGAGTTGGTTGAATTGTCCAAGAAAAAGACAAGGAGGATGAAAAATGGATAA